One genomic segment of Sminthopsis crassicaudata isolate SCR6 chromosome 2, ASM4859323v1, whole genome shotgun sequence includes these proteins:
- the EXOSC6 gene encoding exosome complex component MTR3, with the protein MPGDHRRIRGPEESQPPSLYALPGQEDDDDEGEAGAAGARDPARLRPVYARAGLLSQAKGSAYLEAGRTKVLCAVSGPRPAEGERAGAAAAGAGGRLLCDFRRAPFSGPRRRRPGGAGGGTEERELALAMQEALEPAVRLARYPRAQLEVSALLLEDGGSALAAALTAASLALADAGVEMYDVVVGCALSRGPGPDAAWLLDPTRREEERAAAGITVALLPVLNQVAGLLGSGEAGEAESWAAAVRLGLEGCQRLYPVLQQCLLRAARRRGEAAAPGPGPGPTPAAPGAADAAAAAAAAAAAASSVSSRTPSEADAATAAANADAVTPGPAEDLEA; encoded by the coding sequence ATGCCGGGGGATCACCGGCGCATCCGCGGGCCCGAGGAGTCGCAGCCGCCCTCGCTGTACGCGCTGCCCGGCCAGGAAGACGACGACGACGAGGGGGAGGCCGGAGCGGCCGGGGCCCGCGACCCCGCGCGGCTGCGGCCGGTGTACGCGCGTGCCGGCCTGCTGAGCCAGGCCAAGGGCTCGGCCTACCTAGAGGCCGGCCGCACCAAGGTGCTGTGTGCTGTGTCCGGGCCGCGGCCGGCCGAGGGCGAGCGCGCGGGGGCGGCGGCGGCCGGCGCGGGCGGCCGCCTGCTGTGCGACTTCCGGCGGGCGCCCTTTTCGGgaccgcggcggcggcggccgggaGGCGCGGGCGGCGGCACGGAGGAGCGCGAGCTGGCGCTGGCGATGCAGGAGGCGCTGGAGCCCGCCGTGCGCCTGGCCCGCTATCCACGCGCGCAGCTCGAGGTGTCGGCGCTGCTCCTGGAGGACGGCGGCTCGGCGCTGGCCGCCGCGCTCACGGCCGCCTCCCTGGCGCTGGCGGACGCGGGCGTCGAGATGTACGACGTGGTGGTGGGCTGCGCGCTGAGCCGCGGCCCGGGCCCGGACGCCGCCTGGCTGCTGGACCCCACGCGCCGCGAGGAGGAGCGCGCCGCCGCCGGCATCACCGTGGCGCTGCTGCCCGTGCTCAACCAGGTGGCGGGCCTGCTGGGCAGCGGCGAGGCGGGCGAGGCGGAGAGCTGGGCGGCCGCCGTGCGCCTGGGCCTCGAGGGCTGCCAGCGCCTCTACCCCGTGCTGCAGCAGTGCCTGCTCCGCGCCGCGCGCCGTCGGGGGGAGGCGGCCGCGCCGGGCCCGGGCCCAGGCCCGACCCCCGCCGCGCCCGGAGCTGccgatgctgctgctgctgctgctgctgctgctgccgcggCCTCCTCCGTCTCCTCCCGGACCCCATCCGAGGCTgatgctgctactgctgctgccaACGCCGACGCCGTGACCCCCGGCCCAGCCGAGGACTTGGAGGCCTGA
- the LOC141554252 gene encoding uncharacterized protein LOC141554252 isoform X4, whose product MSPGPKARGGRPPPRAAEVGRLVSPPRAAALPRARRGLGTFQWPRAQPRRGGFGGGGEDAAAAAAAAAADEGLGLGPESRGRGRSSEPRAAPPLPRATATAGSSSGGGGFAPRWHPAGPPRAGMTLFGSEEACRRYLDMARDPKGSRARPGQKRQHSATLYHSNCDLNYELYREDFPYRVYEYQRIPPLINRAPVKSRRTHMGTGGKSGLNPHIPPRSNNPPPVRTKLRAEELHSIKGELSQIKAQVDSLLESLERMDQRRCHVRPALQPLLQKLGTSP is encoded by the exons ATGTCCCCGGGCCCGAAGGCCCGCGGCGGGAGGCCCCCCCCGCGCGCGGCCGAGGTGGGGCGCCTCGTGTCCCCGCCCCGCGCCGCCGCACTCCCCCGCGCCCGCCGGGGACTTGGTACGTTCCAGTGGCCCCGCGCTCAGCCCCGCCGGGGGGGCTTCGGCGGCGGCGGGGAGgacgcggcggcggcggcggcggcggcggcggcggacgAGGGGCTTGGGCTTGGGCCTGAGAGCCGGGGCCGAGGGCGCAGTAGCGAGCCCAGAGCCGCACCCCCGCTGCCCCGGGCCACGGCCACAGCCggcagcagcagcggcggcggcggcttcGCCCCTCGCTGGCACCCGGCGGGCCCCCCGCGGGCTGGCATGACTCTGTTCGGCAGCGAAGAAGCGTGTCGGAGAT ATTTAGACATGGCCAGAGACCCCAAAGGGAGCCGGGCCCGGCCTGGCCAGAAGCGACAGCACAGCGCTACCCTCTACCA CAGTAACTGTGATCTGAACTACGAGCTGTATCGGGAAGACTTCCCCTACAG GGTGTATGAGTATCAGAGGATCCCCCCACTTATCAACCGAGCGCCTGTCAAGAGCAGACGGACTCACATGGGAACAGGGGGCAAGAGTGGCCTCAATCCCCACATCCCCCCACGAAGCAACAATCCACCCCCTGTCCGGACAAAGT TAAGAGCTGAGGAGCTGCACTCGATCAAGGGGGAGCTGAGCCAGATCAAAGCCCAGGTGGACAGTCTGCTGGAGAGTCTGGAGCGCATGGATCAGCG CCGGTGCCACGTGAGACCTGCCCTCCAGCCTCTCCTCCAGAAGCTGGGCACAAGTCCCTGA
- the LOC141554252 gene encoding uncharacterized protein LOC141554252 isoform X5: protein MSPGPKARGGRPPPRAAEVGRLVSPPRAAALPRARRGLGTFQWPRAQPRRGGFGGGGEDAAAAAAAAAADEGLGLGPESRGRGRSSEPRAAPPLPRATATAGSSSGGGGFAPRWHPAGPPRAGMTLFGSEEACRRYLDMARDPKGSRARPGQKRQHSATLYHNCDLNYELYREDFPYRVYEYQRIPPLINRAPVKSRRTHMGTGGKSGLNPHIPPRSNNPPPVRTKLRAEELHSIKGELSQIKAQVDSLLESLERMDQRRCHVRPALQPLLQKLGTSP from the exons ATGTCCCCGGGCCCGAAGGCCCGCGGCGGGAGGCCCCCCCCGCGCGCGGCCGAGGTGGGGCGCCTCGTGTCCCCGCCCCGCGCCGCCGCACTCCCCCGCGCCCGCCGGGGACTTGGTACGTTCCAGTGGCCCCGCGCTCAGCCCCGCCGGGGGGGCTTCGGCGGCGGCGGGGAGgacgcggcggcggcggcggcggcggcggcggcggacgAGGGGCTTGGGCTTGGGCCTGAGAGCCGGGGCCGAGGGCGCAGTAGCGAGCCCAGAGCCGCACCCCCGCTGCCCCGGGCCACGGCCACAGCCggcagcagcagcggcggcggcggcttcGCCCCTCGCTGGCACCCGGCGGGCCCCCCGCGGGCTGGCATGACTCTGTTCGGCAGCGAAGAAGCGTGTCGGAGAT ATTTAGACATGGCCAGAGACCCCAAAGGGAGCCGGGCCCGGCCTGGCCAGAAGCGACAGCACAGCGCTACCCTCTACCA TAACTGTGATCTGAACTACGAGCTGTATCGGGAAGACTTCCCCTACAG GGTGTATGAGTATCAGAGGATCCCCCCACTTATCAACCGAGCGCCTGTCAAGAGCAGACGGACTCACATGGGAACAGGGGGCAAGAGTGGCCTCAATCCCCACATCCCCCCACGAAGCAACAATCCACCCCCTGTCCGGACAAAGT TAAGAGCTGAGGAGCTGCACTCGATCAAGGGGGAGCTGAGCCAGATCAAAGCCCAGGTGGACAGTCTGCTGGAGAGTCTGGAGCGCATGGATCAGCG CCGGTGCCACGTGAGACCTGCCCTCCAGCCTCTCCTCCAGAAGCTGGGCACAAGTCCCTGA
- the LOC141554252 gene encoding RNA-binding Raly-like protein isoform X7: MHGSRQKCMHARVSPEARRSTHARTDLDMARDPKGSRARPGQKRQHSATLYHNCDLNYELYREDFPYRVYEYQRIPPLINRAPVKSRRTHMGTGGKSGLNPHIPPRSNNPPPVRTKLRAEELHSIKGELSQIKAQVDSLLESLERMDQRRDRLGGPQDSDKKAASAGGESSSAATEAQREPRGKESPETRGRSRRDADSAEESTDTEEAVRMKNHTSDPDGSQ, translated from the exons ATGCACGGAAGCAGGCAGAAGTGCATGCACGCGCGGGTCTCTCCGGAGGCACGGCGGAGCACGCACGCACGCACAG ATTTAGACATGGCCAGAGACCCCAAAGGGAGCCGGGCCCGGCCTGGCCAGAAGCGACAGCACAGCGCTACCCTCTACCA TAACTGTGATCTGAACTACGAGCTGTATCGGGAAGACTTCCCCTACAG GGTGTATGAGTATCAGAGGATCCCCCCACTTATCAACCGAGCGCCTGTCAAGAGCAGACGGACTCACATGGGAACAGGGGGCAAGAGTGGCCTCAATCCCCACATCCCCCCACGAAGCAACAATCCACCCCCTGTCCGGACAAAGT TAAGAGCTGAGGAGCTGCACTCGATCAAGGGGGAGCTGAGCCAGATCAAAGCCCAGGTGGACAGTCTGCTGGAGAGTCTGGAGCGCATGGATCAGCGGCGAGACCGGCTGGGAG GACCCCAAGACAGTGACAAGAAGGCGGCCTCGGCCGGCGGAGAGTCCTCCAGTGCAGCCACGGAGGCCCAGCGGGAGCCCAGGGGCAAAGAGAGCCCAGAGACCAGAGGTCGCAGCCGCCGGGATGCCGACAGTGCTGAGGAGAGTACGGACACGGAGGAGGCGGTGAGG ATGAAAAACCACACATCGGACCCTGATGGGAGCCAGTAG
- the LOC141554252 gene encoding uncharacterized protein LOC141554252 isoform X3: MSPGPKARGGRPPPRAAEVGRLVSPPRAAALPRARRGLGTFQWPRAQPRRGGFGGGGEDAAAAAAAAAADEGLGLGPESRGRGRSSEPRAAPPLPRATATAGSSSGGGGFAPRWHPAGPPRAGMTLFGSEEACRRYLDMARDPKGSRARPGQKRQHSATLYHSNCDLNYELYREDFPYRVYEYQRIPPLINRAPVKSRRTHMGTGGKSGLNPHIPPRSNNPPPVRTKLRAEELHSIKGELSQIKAQVDSLLESLERMDQRRDRLGGPQDSDKKAASAGGESSSAATEAQREPRGKESPETRGRSRRDADSAEESTDTEEAMKNHTSDPDGSQ, from the exons ATGTCCCCGGGCCCGAAGGCCCGCGGCGGGAGGCCCCCCCCGCGCGCGGCCGAGGTGGGGCGCCTCGTGTCCCCGCCCCGCGCCGCCGCACTCCCCCGCGCCCGCCGGGGACTTGGTACGTTCCAGTGGCCCCGCGCTCAGCCCCGCCGGGGGGGCTTCGGCGGCGGCGGGGAGgacgcggcggcggcggcggcggcggcggcggcggacgAGGGGCTTGGGCTTGGGCCTGAGAGCCGGGGCCGAGGGCGCAGTAGCGAGCCCAGAGCCGCACCCCCGCTGCCCCGGGCCACGGCCACAGCCggcagcagcagcggcggcggcggcttcGCCCCTCGCTGGCACCCGGCGGGCCCCCCGCGGGCTGGCATGACTCTGTTCGGCAGCGAAGAAGCGTGTCGGAGAT ATTTAGACATGGCCAGAGACCCCAAAGGGAGCCGGGCCCGGCCTGGCCAGAAGCGACAGCACAGCGCTACCCTCTACCA CAGTAACTGTGATCTGAACTACGAGCTGTATCGGGAAGACTTCCCCTACAG GGTGTATGAGTATCAGAGGATCCCCCCACTTATCAACCGAGCGCCTGTCAAGAGCAGACGGACTCACATGGGAACAGGGGGCAAGAGTGGCCTCAATCCCCACATCCCCCCACGAAGCAACAATCCACCCCCTGTCCGGACAAAGT TAAGAGCTGAGGAGCTGCACTCGATCAAGGGGGAGCTGAGCCAGATCAAAGCCCAGGTGGACAGTCTGCTGGAGAGTCTGGAGCGCATGGATCAGCGGCGAGACCGGCTGGGAG GACCCCAAGACAGTGACAAGAAGGCGGCCTCGGCCGGCGGAGAGTCCTCCAGTGCAGCCACGGAGGCCCAGCGGGAGCCCAGGGGCAAAGAGAGCCCAGAGACCAGAGGTCGCAGCCGCCGGGATGCCGACAGTGCTGAGGAGAGTACGGACACGGAGGAGGCG ATGAAAAACCACACATCGGACCCTGATGGGAGCCAGTAG
- the LOC141554252 gene encoding RNA-binding Raly-like protein isoform X8, which yields MHGSRQKCMHARVSPEARRSTHARTDLDMARDPKGSRARPGQKRQHSATLYHSNCDLNYELYREDFPYRVYEYQRIPPLINRAPVKSRRTHMGTGGKSGLNPHIPPRSNNPPPVRTKLRAEELHSIKGELSQIKAQVDSLLESLERMDQRRDRLGGPQDSDKKAASAGGESSSAATEAQREPRGKESPETRGRSRRDADSAEESTDTEEAMKNHTSDPDGSQ from the exons ATGCACGGAAGCAGGCAGAAGTGCATGCACGCGCGGGTCTCTCCGGAGGCACGGCGGAGCACGCACGCACGCACAG ATTTAGACATGGCCAGAGACCCCAAAGGGAGCCGGGCCCGGCCTGGCCAGAAGCGACAGCACAGCGCTACCCTCTACCA CAGTAACTGTGATCTGAACTACGAGCTGTATCGGGAAGACTTCCCCTACAG GGTGTATGAGTATCAGAGGATCCCCCCACTTATCAACCGAGCGCCTGTCAAGAGCAGACGGACTCACATGGGAACAGGGGGCAAGAGTGGCCTCAATCCCCACATCCCCCCACGAAGCAACAATCCACCCCCTGTCCGGACAAAGT TAAGAGCTGAGGAGCTGCACTCGATCAAGGGGGAGCTGAGCCAGATCAAAGCCCAGGTGGACAGTCTGCTGGAGAGTCTGGAGCGCATGGATCAGCGGCGAGACCGGCTGGGAG GACCCCAAGACAGTGACAAGAAGGCGGCCTCGGCCGGCGGAGAGTCCTCCAGTGCAGCCACGGAGGCCCAGCGGGAGCCCAGGGGCAAAGAGAGCCCAGAGACCAGAGGTCGCAGCCGCCGGGATGCCGACAGTGCTGAGGAGAGTACGGACACGGAGGAGGCG ATGAAAAACCACACATCGGACCCTGATGGGAGCCAGTAG
- the LOC141554252 gene encoding RNA-binding Raly-like protein isoform X6: MHGSRQKCMHARVSPEARRSTHARTDLDMARDPKGSRARPGQKRQHSATLYHSNCDLNYELYREDFPYRVYEYQRIPPLINRAPVKSRRTHMGTGGKSGLNPHIPPRSNNPPPVRTKLRAEELHSIKGELSQIKAQVDSLLESLERMDQRRDRLGGPQDSDKKAASAGGESSSAATEAQREPRGKESPETRGRSRRDADSAEESTDTEEAVRMKNHTSDPDGSQ, from the exons ATGCACGGAAGCAGGCAGAAGTGCATGCACGCGCGGGTCTCTCCGGAGGCACGGCGGAGCACGCACGCACGCACAG ATTTAGACATGGCCAGAGACCCCAAAGGGAGCCGGGCCCGGCCTGGCCAGAAGCGACAGCACAGCGCTACCCTCTACCA CAGTAACTGTGATCTGAACTACGAGCTGTATCGGGAAGACTTCCCCTACAG GGTGTATGAGTATCAGAGGATCCCCCCACTTATCAACCGAGCGCCTGTCAAGAGCAGACGGACTCACATGGGAACAGGGGGCAAGAGTGGCCTCAATCCCCACATCCCCCCACGAAGCAACAATCCACCCCCTGTCCGGACAAAGT TAAGAGCTGAGGAGCTGCACTCGATCAAGGGGGAGCTGAGCCAGATCAAAGCCCAGGTGGACAGTCTGCTGGAGAGTCTGGAGCGCATGGATCAGCGGCGAGACCGGCTGGGAG GACCCCAAGACAGTGACAAGAAGGCGGCCTCGGCCGGCGGAGAGTCCTCCAGTGCAGCCACGGAGGCCCAGCGGGAGCCCAGGGGCAAAGAGAGCCCAGAGACCAGAGGTCGCAGCCGCCGGGATGCCGACAGTGCTGAGGAGAGTACGGACACGGAGGAGGCGGTGAGG ATGAAAAACCACACATCGGACCCTGATGGGAGCCAGTAG
- the LOC141554252 gene encoding uncharacterized protein LOC141554252 isoform X2: MSPGPKARGGRPPPRAAEVGRLVSPPRAAALPRARRGLGTFQWPRAQPRRGGFGGGGEDAAAAAAAAAADEGLGLGPESRGRGRSSEPRAAPPLPRATATAGSSSGGGGFAPRWHPAGPPRAGMTLFGSEEACRRYLDMARDPKGSRARPGQKRQHSATLYHNCDLNYELYREDFPYRVYEYQRIPPLINRAPVKSRRTHMGTGGKSGLNPHIPPRSNNPPPVRTKLRAEELHSIKGELSQIKAQVDSLLESLERMDQRRDRLGGPQDSDKKAASAGGESSSAATEAQREPRGKESPETRGRSRRDADSAEESTDTEEAVRMKNHTSDPDGSQ; the protein is encoded by the exons ATGTCCCCGGGCCCGAAGGCCCGCGGCGGGAGGCCCCCCCCGCGCGCGGCCGAGGTGGGGCGCCTCGTGTCCCCGCCCCGCGCCGCCGCACTCCCCCGCGCCCGCCGGGGACTTGGTACGTTCCAGTGGCCCCGCGCTCAGCCCCGCCGGGGGGGCTTCGGCGGCGGCGGGGAGgacgcggcggcggcggcggcggcggcggcggcggacgAGGGGCTTGGGCTTGGGCCTGAGAGCCGGGGCCGAGGGCGCAGTAGCGAGCCCAGAGCCGCACCCCCGCTGCCCCGGGCCACGGCCACAGCCggcagcagcagcggcggcggcggcttcGCCCCTCGCTGGCACCCGGCGGGCCCCCCGCGGGCTGGCATGACTCTGTTCGGCAGCGAAGAAGCGTGTCGGAGAT ATTTAGACATGGCCAGAGACCCCAAAGGGAGCCGGGCCCGGCCTGGCCAGAAGCGACAGCACAGCGCTACCCTCTACCA TAACTGTGATCTGAACTACGAGCTGTATCGGGAAGACTTCCCCTACAG GGTGTATGAGTATCAGAGGATCCCCCCACTTATCAACCGAGCGCCTGTCAAGAGCAGACGGACTCACATGGGAACAGGGGGCAAGAGTGGCCTCAATCCCCACATCCCCCCACGAAGCAACAATCCACCCCCTGTCCGGACAAAGT TAAGAGCTGAGGAGCTGCACTCGATCAAGGGGGAGCTGAGCCAGATCAAAGCCCAGGTGGACAGTCTGCTGGAGAGTCTGGAGCGCATGGATCAGCGGCGAGACCGGCTGGGAG GACCCCAAGACAGTGACAAGAAGGCGGCCTCGGCCGGCGGAGAGTCCTCCAGTGCAGCCACGGAGGCCCAGCGGGAGCCCAGGGGCAAAGAGAGCCCAGAGACCAGAGGTCGCAGCCGCCGGGATGCCGACAGTGCTGAGGAGAGTACGGACACGGAGGAGGCGGTGAGG ATGAAAAACCACACATCGGACCCTGATGGGAGCCAGTAG
- the LOC141554252 gene encoding uncharacterized protein LOC141554252 isoform X1, which translates to MSPGPKARGGRPPPRAAEVGRLVSPPRAAALPRARRGLGTFQWPRAQPRRGGFGGGGEDAAAAAAAAAADEGLGLGPESRGRGRSSEPRAAPPLPRATATAGSSSGGGGFAPRWHPAGPPRAGMTLFGSEEACRRYLDMARDPKGSRARPGQKRQHSATLYHSNCDLNYELYREDFPYRVYEYQRIPPLINRAPVKSRRTHMGTGGKSGLNPHIPPRSNNPPPVRTKLRAEELHSIKGELSQIKAQVDSLLESLERMDQRRDRLGGPQDSDKKAASAGGESSSAATEAQREPRGKESPETRGRSRRDADSAEESTDTEEAVRMKNHTSDPDGSQ; encoded by the exons ATGTCCCCGGGCCCGAAGGCCCGCGGCGGGAGGCCCCCCCCGCGCGCGGCCGAGGTGGGGCGCCTCGTGTCCCCGCCCCGCGCCGCCGCACTCCCCCGCGCCCGCCGGGGACTTGGTACGTTCCAGTGGCCCCGCGCTCAGCCCCGCCGGGGGGGCTTCGGCGGCGGCGGGGAGgacgcggcggcggcggcggcggcggcggcggcggacgAGGGGCTTGGGCTTGGGCCTGAGAGCCGGGGCCGAGGGCGCAGTAGCGAGCCCAGAGCCGCACCCCCGCTGCCCCGGGCCACGGCCACAGCCggcagcagcagcggcggcggcggcttcGCCCCTCGCTGGCACCCGGCGGGCCCCCCGCGGGCTGGCATGACTCTGTTCGGCAGCGAAGAAGCGTGTCGGAGAT ATTTAGACATGGCCAGAGACCCCAAAGGGAGCCGGGCCCGGCCTGGCCAGAAGCGACAGCACAGCGCTACCCTCTACCA CAGTAACTGTGATCTGAACTACGAGCTGTATCGGGAAGACTTCCCCTACAG GGTGTATGAGTATCAGAGGATCCCCCCACTTATCAACCGAGCGCCTGTCAAGAGCAGACGGACTCACATGGGAACAGGGGGCAAGAGTGGCCTCAATCCCCACATCCCCCCACGAAGCAACAATCCACCCCCTGTCCGGACAAAGT TAAGAGCTGAGGAGCTGCACTCGATCAAGGGGGAGCTGAGCCAGATCAAAGCCCAGGTGGACAGTCTGCTGGAGAGTCTGGAGCGCATGGATCAGCGGCGAGACCGGCTGGGAG GACCCCAAGACAGTGACAAGAAGGCGGCCTCGGCCGGCGGAGAGTCCTCCAGTGCAGCCACGGAGGCCCAGCGGGAGCCCAGGGGCAAAGAGAGCCCAGAGACCAGAGGTCGCAGCCGCCGGGATGCCGACAGTGCTGAGGAGAGTACGGACACGGAGGAGGCGGTGAGG ATGAAAAACCACACATCGGACCCTGATGGGAGCCAGTAG